TCGGATCGACATACTCCACCAGGCTCAGCTGGTAAGGGCGGCTCTTTGCCGCAGATTCTCCAACCAGACTATCCAACGAAATCCCGAACTTATTGGAGATCGCTGCTATCTCCGTAAACGAGAAAGCGACATCGCCCCTCATCCGGCGGTATACGGCTTCTCTCTCTATGCACAGTAAATCAACCAATGCATTGGTTAAGGTGGCTTTGTGGGGTATCTTTTCTCTGATCGCGCTGATTAACTTTTCGTAAATCAGGTCTTTACTCATAACATCCATTTTAATAATTGCCAACACACAAAAATAAGAAAAATAAAGAAGCATTCCTACCAATGCACATTTTTGACTACTTTTGTACGCTTATCAACAATATTATATTATGCACGATCTTTGTTGTATCGGTCACATCACACTAGATAAAATAGTGACCCCGAAAAATACGGTACATATGGCGGGAGGAACCGCATTTTACTTCTCGCATGCTATCAAACATTTCAACGATATCGATTATTCGCTGATCACGGCTTTGGCTGAAACTGAAATGAAAGAAGTGGAGAAACTACGGTCGGAAGGGATCGATGTTTCAGTCATGCCCAGCAAACATTCCGTTTATTTCGAAAACATCTATGGCGAGAATCAGGACAACCGTACACAGCGGGTTCTGGCGAAAGCGGATCCGTTCACGGTCGATTACCTGAAAGATATACAGGCACGTATCATCCACCTGGGCAGCCTGCTTGCCGACGATTTCTCTTTGGACGTTGTAAAGTTTATGGCTGGAAAAGGACTTGTGTCCGCCGACTCTCAGGGATATCTACGCGAAGTACGTGATAAGAACGTATACGCCGTCGACTGGACCGAAAAAGAGGAGGCTTTAAAATATATTCATTTCCTGAAAGCGAACGAACATGAAATGGAAGTATTGACAGGCCATGATGATGTAGTGGGCGCTGCACAAAAAATGTATGACTGGGGAGTAAAGGAGGTACTGATCACACTGGGCAGCCTCGGTTCCGTGATATACGACGGAAAGACCTTCCATAAGATCCCCGCCTACAAACCCAGGGAAGTGGTAGATGCCACCGGCTGTGGTGACACCTATATGACCGGTTACCTGTATCAGCGTGCCAAAGGTGCTTCCATAGAAGAAGCCGGCCGTTTTGCCGCTGCTATGTCGACCCTGAAGATAGAGGCTTCAGGCCCTTTCAGCGGTACAAAAGAGGAAGTCATCCGTTGTATGGAAACAGCAGAACTACGTTTTCCGGAGATTTAGCAAATAAATATTCTCAGTTGACAGATGACAGTCAGGATTCGCGTTGTATGAATAAATCGACAGAAAGTCGAAAGAACTGTCAACTGTCACTTGTCAACTATCAACTATCTAAACGCCTTGCTGAATGTCGTCATCAACAGAATGCAAAGTCCCAGCAAGCCGACAACCATATAGGCATACTCCATATTAAATGCTTGTGATATAGCACCGATCAGCAATGGTGCAATAAGCGAACCGATAAAGCTGATGCTTGAAAGGATGGTAAGGGCAATCCCCACGGGTGTCTTCGACTTGGCACCGACCAAACTATAGATGGTCGGAACCATACTCGATATACCCAGCCCCACCAGCATAAAACCGAAAGAGTTGACAATCACCTTCAAGGCCATGGAGTCGAACGTGCTGCCCAGTAACGCCGAGATAAAGAACCCGATAAAAATAAAAGCGCCGGACAGTTGCAGTACCCGTTGCTTTCCACAAATCCGATAGGCATAATTAGCCAGGAAACGCCCTACAGTCATCATGACCATAAACACCAGGAATCCGATCTGTAAAGACTTAGGCACCTGCAATACCGATTCAAAATAAACGCCGCTCCAATCGAACATCGCACTCTCCACCACCAGTGCAAACAATCCGACCAGTCCCAACTTGATCAGCAGCATTTCCGGCTTCCGGATATATTGCCATTTCTCCGATTTATCTGCAGCCGGTTCTTCTTTCACGTCGGCAACAACAATATCTTCCTGCAAATACTTACGGTTCACCATGGTAAGGAACAGAATCAATACGGCGATCAATGTAAAATGCCAGAACGGAGTAAGATCCGAAACAATCATGATAAAGCCGATCAACGCCCCCATACATGCCGCCAGGCTCCATCCTCCGTGAAAGGATGCCATGATCGTCCGCCCGTAGAGCCGTTCAATGCCTATCCCCTGCGTATTCAACGATATGTCGCATAAGTTCCAGAACACCCCAAAGCAAAACAGGAATGCGCCCAACATATAGATATTCAAAGCCGTTCCGATCGCAAACAGCGACAAGGCATATCCCATAATACTTATCTGCACCATGATGCGGCTTCCCAGCTTCGACACCAGATAACCAGCCAGCGGAATGGCCACAAACTTCCCTACCGGAATCATAAACAAGACAATTCCCCAATACAGAGCATCGTTCACCGTAAAAAACTCCTTAATATCGGGAATACGACTTGCCCAGCTCGAAAAACAAAGTCCCTGGGCAAGAAAAAAGGAAAGAACCGCAAAACGTATGCGCTCTCTCGGATAAATAGCATGGTTAGTAGAATCCATTTCGTCAAATATTTATTGAACAGACAAAGATACTCAATAAGAATAGGATACAACACAAAAAATGGTATTATAGCTTGGAGGTCCTCTTCTTTTTGCGTGCGAAACCGAACGCCCAACGTGCGATTGAGCACTTTTATAAAATATCAATATTGTAGATAAGCATTTAATTAACAACCATATAAATAAATGGCATATTATTTGATAGGATGATATCACAAATAGCAGATATGATAAAGCACTACTTCAAAACAGGTATACGAAATCTGGTTAAATATAAGACACAATCACTGATCAGCATTTTGGGACTGGCTATCGGACTAACCTTTTTTACAGTCGGTTACCATTGGTACACCTATGAAACATCATACGACAGTTTCTATCCGGAGTCTCCACAGATTTATAGAATTTACACTATAGACAAACAGACAGGCAAAATCATGCCGGGAGCACCGGCAGTTCTATGCTCCGTATTGAATGAAGATTTTGTCGAAGCAAAATACGCAACCTCACTTTTTCAAGGCGGCTATACCTATACTTGTGATGGCAAAATGATCGGTTCACCTCAATTCAGAAATGTTGACAAAGAATTCATCAAACTTTTCCCTCCAAAAGTAATCGCTGGCAGTCAGTCCGATGCTATTTTCTCAAACAACAACAATACGACCTATAACCTAATGATAACAAAAGAGTTTGCCTTAAAACACTGGAGAAGTCCGGAAGAAGCGATCGGCAACATTCTTATTAATGAATATGGTTTCACTATGACCGTCACCGCAGTCGTCGAGAACCCTCCCGTCAATACCGTATTCCGACAAGAAGGATATTACAGCTCCGGTAAGAAAGAGAATTTCACTGACAACTCTCCCGAATATTACTGGAATTTTCCTCCGAATGAAATGTATGTATGCCTTCAAAAAAATATAGATACAAAAGCTTTCCGTAAAAAACTCAGGACTTATACGATTGACCACCAATACAATCCAAATCTATATATCGAAATTACACCTATCGCTGATGCCCGGTATAAACTCGGCTCGGAAATGTCCTTCAATCTGAATTATATCCGGACTTTCGTCATTGCCGCACTACTGCTTTTATTATGTTCCTTGTTCAATTTCTCCAATCTGCAGGTAAACCGTATCTTTGAGCGCTCAAAAGAGTTCAAGTTACGTTCTTCCCTCGGAGCCGTCAAACGAAACCTTTTTATCCAAATGACAATAGAGATATCTATCCAGGTACTATTAGCATTACTGACCGGATTCTTTATTATCGAGCAGTTCACTCCCTATATTGAACAGATATTAGATACGATTCTCTCAAAAAACGAACTTTATATCAAACTGGCCTGGATCGGCAGCCTCGGATGGTTAGTGTTACTCCTGATCATTTTCGCATTCATTAGTCGTTTTATTTACAGATTGGCAGATGCGGTCAAAACAGGCAAAGCGGTACATTTGGCAGGGCGTGAATGGATACGGAAATTAAATATCGGATTACAACTGGTCATTTGTATCGGATTCATGTTTTCCTCACTCATCCTGTTCTTACAGATCGACCGGATGAAAAACACGGATATGGGATTCGATAAAGAAAATCTGATCCAGGTGCAGATTTCCGATAAAATTTATAGTCAGTTTCAGGAAGAGATTAAAAAGATACCGTCTATTACCCAATGTATACGTGGGGGAAACTTCTTTTTGTCACACGATAAGTTCTCAACAGAGAAAGAGATCGGATGGGATAACAAACCTACCGGACAAGCATATGAAATCTATCTGTTGCGGGCAGGTATCGACTTTGCACAAAGCATGGGTATCCGTTTGCTTAAAGGGCGTTACCTGAATGAATCGGACATGGCTCCCAATGACCCTTCAAGCATTTATTGTCGCAAAGTACTAATCAACAAACAGATGTCTAATCTCCTCGGCTTTACTGACCCTATCGGTAAAATGATCAGTAAAAAAAATCCGTTGATAGGAGAAAAACCTGACCTGATCTATTACGAAATAGTCGGTGTAGTAGACGATTTCCACGCACAAAGTCTGCGCAATCCTATATTACCTACAATTATTGAATACTGGGCTTTCTATGATAACTATTTCTATCTGCGTACGCAACCGGGAAAAGAAAAGGAAGCCCTGAAAGCTGTCAGGGAAATGATCGCCCATATCAGTCCGGAAGGATTCACACCCAGCCTGGCTATGACCGTAAATGATTGGCTGAACCAGTTGACCCGGACAGAAAACGCCAGCCTCCGGTTATTCTCTTTATTAGCCGCACTCTGCGTATTGATCTCTATCTTTGGCATTTACTCCGTGTCATCATCCCATATGCAGCAACGAAAAAAAGAAATAGCCATCCGGAAAGTCACAGGAGCCTCATCAACAGAGATAATCTATATGTTTCTCAGAAAATATGTATTGTTGACATTTGTAGCCAACCTTATTGCATTACCTACAGCTTATATTTTTGTAAAAAAATGGTTAGAACAGTATCCCAATCCGATCGGGATAAATAGTTGGACATTTATGTTTATCATATTAATAACAAGCCTTTTAGTATCTGCCACAATATTAAGTCAGGTGTTAAAAGCAGCAAACAAAAACCCTGCAGAGGTAATAAAAAGTGATTAATTAAAATCAATATGCAGCATTTTCCAACTTCATCCCATCTTAATAGTCGTACATAATTTATTAACATTAAAAAAATAAGAAAGATGAAGAAGACGTTGAAATGGTCGATTGTGATGATGTTAGCTGTAGTAGGTATGACTTTTACCTCTTGTGATGATGACGACACTCCTGCTGTTCCTACAGTGGAAGAAGTGAATGGCAACTATAGCGGTACGATGAAATATCTCGAAGCTGATGCCAAAGAATTAGATCTGAAAGTAGCTAATGATTCTGTCATTTTCGAAGCATTCCCTTACCAGCCATTAGTAGAAGCGGTCGTAGGTAAAGAAGCTGCAGCCGGTATCATTGCTTTAATCGGCGACAGCCTGGCATATAAAGTAAATTATACTGCAGCGATGAACGCAGCTAATGATTCTGTTATTATCACACTGAAACCGGAACCTCTGAACATTCCGTTAGGAGAAAACGCAGCAGTAGTCGTTACTATTACTGCAGACAAGAAAGCATCTTATGCTATCGACAAAAAGAACTTTAAATTCGACTTAACAGCAACAGAAGCTAAGTTAGGTGAAGCGAATGCTCTTCAGAATCCGATTGATTTGGCATTCGACATGAATAAAAAGTAAGAAGTAAATAATAATTAAACGCTCAAATAAAAAGCGGTGTACCATTGGATTCCTCCGGCACACCGCTTTTTCTATGATATTACTACAATTTTTCTTTTAAATATTTTCCCGTATACGATTCCGGACATAGAGCCACCTCTTCCGGTGTTCCGGCACAAACCAGATAACCGCCGGCGTTACCACCCTCCGGTCCCAAGTCGACCAAATAGTCCGCACATTTGATCACATCCATGTTATGCTCGATGATCACCACGGTATGACCTTTATCGATCAAGGCATTAAATGCTTTCAACAACGTCTTGATGTCATGGAAATGCAGACCGGTAGTCGGTTCGTCGAATACGAACAAAGTAGGCTGCTGCTTTTCCTGCCCCAGATAATACGCCAGCTTCACACGCTGGTTCTCACCACCCGACAAGGTAGAAGAAGTCTGTCCGAGTTTGATATAGCCCAAACCAACATCCTGCAACGGCTTCAGCTTCTTGATAATTTTCTTTTCCTGCGAGCCGGGATGCTGTTCGAAAAATTCGATCGCCTGGTTGACAGTCATTTCCAACATATCGTAAATACTCACGCCAAAATATTCCACATCCAGCACATCCTGTTTGAAACGCTTACCGTGGCAACTTTCACATTCCAGGGTGATATCCGCCATGAACTGCATCTCTACCGTAATACGTCCGTCCCCCTTACACTCTTCGCAACGGCCTCCCTCTTTATTGAAAGAGAAATAAGCAGCCGTATATCCCAACTGTTTTGCCAGCGGCTGTTCGCCGAACAACTTACGGATCTCATCGTAAGCGCCGATATAAGTCACCGGATTGGAACGGGAACTCTTACCGATCGAATTTTGGTCGACAAACTCGATCCCTTCGATCATCTTCATATCCCCTTCCAAACCTGAACAGTCCACCATCAGCCGGGCGGCTTCATCCAGGTAATGCTTCACCCCTTCATAAAAGATATCGCGCACCAGCGAACTCTTTCCCGAACCGCTGACACCGGTAACCACCGTCATCACATTCAGCGGGAATTTCACATCGATCCCTTTCAGATTATTCTTGCGTGCCCCTTTTACCTCTATATAATTATTCCACAAACGGCGGAAAGCCGGAACCTCGATCTTATCTTCACCGGTCAGGTAACGTACCGTATGGCTGTTACTGCTGGTCTGCAGGTTATTCACATCGCCCTGGTAGACCACTTCACCACCCAGACGGCCTGCCTTCGGACCTATATCGATGATATAATCGGCCGACCGGATGATATCCTCGTCATGCTCCACCACGACCACCGTATTGCCCAATGCCTGCAACTGGCGCAACACCTTTACGAGCAGGTCGGTATCCCGCGAATGCAGTCCGATACTCGGTTCATCCAATATATATAAGGAACCGACCAGGCTGCTACCCAGCGAAGTCGCCAAATTGATACGCTGGCTCTCACCACCCGACAAGGAAGCCGACAGGCGGTCGAGCGTCAGATAACCCAGCCCCACATCCAGCAGGAACTGCAGGCGGTTCATAATCTCCGTCAGCAGACGTTTAGCCACAGCGGCATCCGTTTCGTCCAGCACCAGATTATCGAAAAACGCTTTGGCTTCCGTGATAGGCAACGATACCAGTTCGGCAATATTCTTTCCGCCCACTTTCACATAAAGCGCTTCCGGTTTCAGCCGGGCACCTTTACAGGAAGGACAGGTCGTCTTTCCGCGGTAACGCGCCTGCATGACACGGTATTGTATTTTATACAGATTCTCTTCTACAAACTTAAAGAAGTCGTCGATGCCATGCAATCCCCGGGCACCGTGCCACAGCAGATCTTTCTCCTTCTGCGTCAGGTCGTAATAAGGACGATGGATCGGGAAGTTGTATTTCTCGCTCTTGGCGATAAACTCTTTCAGCCACTCTCCCATCACTTCGCCTTTCCAGCAGACTACCGCTCCCTGGTAAACCGACAGGCTTTTATCCGGCACCACCAGATTCTCATCGATCCCCAGCACCTTGCCGAATCCTTCACAGACCGGACAGGCTCCCAGCGGGTTATTGAAGCTGAACATCATATCGGTCGGCTCGATGAACGTAATGCCGTCCGCCTCAAACTTCTTCGAATATTCTTTCACCACCGTTCCTTCGGCAGCATAGATACGGATGATACAGGTGTCATGCCCTTCGAAGAATGCCGTTTCCGCCGAGTCGGCAAGACGGCTCTTCAATGTCTTGTCGTCCGAGACTGTCAGACGGTCGATCAGCAGTTCGATATTGGGAGAAGCAAGCAACGCCTCGTCCGCCATCACCTCCTGGATACGGTGAGCCGTATCGTCGATCGACAAACGGGTATACCCTTCTTTCTGTAATATCTCCAGTTGTTCCTTCATACTCCGCCCTTCCGGCAGAACTACGGGAGCAAACACGGCGAAGCGGGTACCTGCCGGATAGGACAGGACTTCGCTGATAATGTCTTTTACCTGATGCTTCTTCACCTCCATCCCCGACACCGGCGAAATCGTCTTGCCGATGCGGGCATAAAGCAACCGCAGGTATTCGTAAATCTCCGTCGATGTCCCCACCGTCGAACGCGGGTTGCGGGTATTCACTTTCTGCTCGATCGCGATAGCGGGCGGAATGCCTTTGATATAGTCACACTCCGGCTTGCTCATACGCCCCAGGAACTGGCGGGCATACGATGAAAGGCTTTCCACATAGCGGCGCTGTCCCTCGGCATATAACGTATCGAAAGCAAGTGAAGATTTGCCGCTGCCGGATAATCCGGTTATGACGACCAGTTTGTCGCGTGGGATCTCTACATCAATGTTCTTCAGATTATTGACACGAGCCCCTTTGATAAATATAGAATTGTTTTCAGACATAAATCTTTTCCAAATAAGGATACAAAAATAGCAAAAAGAAACGATAACCCGATTCTTAGTTTCGAGGTATTCGGGTTTGTTATTATTTATTATCTTTGCCCCGAATAAAAAAGTGTTACTATAATCTCAAACCAGACAAGATTCATGAACAATCAGTATATCCGGCTGCTTCTGGCAGTGATCCTTTTTGTAGTTACCTCCTGTTCGACTACACGCCAGTTACCCGTCCGCGAAACAGAAGGAAAAGACAAACGGGAATTCAGGGGAGCCTGGATCCAGACAGCCTTTCAAGGAGAATATAAAGACATGACTCCGGCACAGATGCGGAAAGATTTTGTACGCAAGTTGAATTACCTGCAATCCTGCGGTATCAACGCCATCATCTTCCAGGTCCGTCCCGAAGCGGACGCGTTCTATAAATCGGACATCGAACCCTGGAGCCGCTTCTATACCGGCCAGCAGGGTCTCGCTCCTGCCGGCGATTTCGACGTGATGGAATTTCTGGTCAAGGAATGCCACAAACGGAATATGGAGTTTCATGCCTGGCTGAACCCTTACCGTGCCAGTACGGCAGGCAACACCAGGTTTGCCGATTCGCATATCTACCACCAGCACCCGGAATGGTTCGTCACTTACAACAAACAGATCCTGTTCGACCCGGGACTGCCTCAGAAC
This is a stretch of genomic DNA from Parabacteroides chongii. It encodes these proteins:
- a CDS encoding PfkB family carbohydrate kinase, producing MHDLCCIGHITLDKIVTPKNTVHMAGGTAFYFSHAIKHFNDIDYSLITALAETEMKEVEKLRSEGIDVSVMPSKHSVYFENIYGENQDNRTQRVLAKADPFTVDYLKDIQARIIHLGSLLADDFSLDVVKFMAGKGLVSADSQGYLREVRDKNVYAVDWTEKEEALKYIHFLKANEHEMEVLTGHDDVVGAAQKMYDWGVKEVLITLGSLGSVIYDGKTFHKIPAYKPREVVDATGCGDTYMTGYLYQRAKGASIEEAGRFAAAMSTLKIEASGPFSGTKEEVIRCMETAELRFPEI
- a CDS encoding MFS transporter — encoded protein: MDSTNHAIYPRERIRFAVLSFFLAQGLCFSSWASRIPDIKEFFTVNDALYWGIVLFMIPVGKFVAIPLAGYLVSKLGSRIMVQISIMGYALSLFAIGTALNIYMLGAFLFCFGVFWNLCDISLNTQGIGIERLYGRTIMASFHGGWSLAACMGALIGFIMIVSDLTPFWHFTLIAVLILFLTMVNRKYLQEDIVVADVKEEPAADKSEKWQYIRKPEMLLIKLGLVGLFALVVESAMFDWSGVYFESVLQVPKSLQIGFLVFMVMMTVGRFLANYAYRICGKQRVLQLSGAFIFIGFFISALLGSTFDSMALKVIVNSFGFMLVGLGISSMVPTIYSLVGAKSKTPVGIALTILSSISFIGSLIAPLLIGAISQAFNMEYAYMVVGLLGLCILLMTTFSKAFR
- a CDS encoding ABC transporter permease, which codes for MIKHYFKTGIRNLVKYKTQSLISILGLAIGLTFFTVGYHWYTYETSYDSFYPESPQIYRIYTIDKQTGKIMPGAPAVLCSVLNEDFVEAKYATSLFQGGYTYTCDGKMIGSPQFRNVDKEFIKLFPPKVIAGSQSDAIFSNNNNTTYNLMITKEFALKHWRSPEEAIGNILINEYGFTMTVTAVVENPPVNTVFRQEGYYSSGKKENFTDNSPEYYWNFPPNEMYVCLQKNIDTKAFRKKLRTYTIDHQYNPNLYIEITPIADARYKLGSEMSFNLNYIRTFVIAALLLLLCSLFNFSNLQVNRIFERSKEFKLRSSLGAVKRNLFIQMTIEISIQVLLALLTGFFIIEQFTPYIEQILDTILSKNELYIKLAWIGSLGWLVLLLIIFAFISRFIYRLADAVKTGKAVHLAGREWIRKLNIGLQLVICIGFMFSSLILFLQIDRMKNTDMGFDKENLIQVQISDKIYSQFQEEIKKIPSITQCIRGGNFFLSHDKFSTEKEIGWDNKPTGQAYEIYLLRAGIDFAQSMGIRLLKGRYLNESDMAPNDPSSIYCRKVLINKQMSNLLGFTDPIGKMISKKNPLIGEKPDLIYYEIVGVVDDFHAQSLRNPILPTIIEYWAFYDNYFYLRTQPGKEKEALKAVREMIAHISPEGFTPSLAMTVNDWLNQLTRTENASLRLFSLLAALCVLISIFGIYSVSSSHMQQRKKEIAIRKVTGASSTEIIYMFLRKYVLLTFVANLIALPTAYIFVKKWLEQYPNPIGINSWTFMFIILITSLLVSATILSQVLKAANKNPAEVIKSD
- a CDS encoding DUF4840 domain-containing protein is translated as MKKTLKWSIVMMLAVVGMTFTSCDDDDTPAVPTVEEVNGNYSGTMKYLEADAKELDLKVANDSVIFEAFPYQPLVEAVVGKEAAAGIIALIGDSLAYKVNYTAAMNAANDSVIITLKPEPLNIPLGENAAVVVTITADKKASYAIDKKNFKFDLTATEAKLGEANALQNPIDLAFDMNKK
- the uvrA gene encoding excinuclease ABC subunit UvrA, giving the protein MSENNSIFIKGARVNNLKNIDVEIPRDKLVVITGLSGSGKSSLAFDTLYAEGQRRYVESLSSYARQFLGRMSKPECDYIKGIPPAIAIEQKVNTRNPRSTVGTSTEIYEYLRLLYARIGKTISPVSGMEVKKHQVKDIISEVLSYPAGTRFAVFAPVVLPEGRSMKEQLEILQKEGYTRLSIDDTAHRIQEVMADEALLASPNIELLIDRLTVSDDKTLKSRLADSAETAFFEGHDTCIIRIYAAEGTVVKEYSKKFEADGITFIEPTDMMFSFNNPLGACPVCEGFGKVLGIDENLVVPDKSLSVYQGAVVCWKGEVMGEWLKEFIAKSEKYNFPIHRPYYDLTQKEKDLLWHGARGLHGIDDFFKFVEENLYKIQYRVMQARYRGKTTCPSCKGARLKPEALYVKVGGKNIAELVSLPITEAKAFFDNLVLDETDAAVAKRLLTEIMNRLQFLLDVGLGYLTLDRLSASLSGGESQRINLATSLGSSLVGSLYILDEPSIGLHSRDTDLLVKVLRQLQALGNTVVVVEHDEDIIRSADYIIDIGPKAGRLGGEVVYQGDVNNLQTSSNSHTVRYLTGEDKIEVPAFRRLWNNYIEVKGARKNNLKGIDVKFPLNVMTVVTGVSGSGKSSLVRDIFYEGVKHYLDEAARLMVDCSGLEGDMKMIEGIEFVDQNSIGKSSRSNPVTYIGAYDEIRKLFGEQPLAKQLGYTAAYFSFNKEGGRCEECKGDGRITVEMQFMADITLECESCHGKRFKQDVLDVEYFGVSIYDMLEMTVNQAIEFFEQHPGSQEKKIIKKLKPLQDVGLGYIKLGQTSSTLSGGENQRVKLAYYLGQEKQQPTLFVFDEPTTGLHFHDIKTLLKAFNALIDKGHTVVIIEHNMDVIKCADYLVDLGPEGGNAGGYLVCAGTPEEVALCPESYTGKYLKEKL